One Patescibacteria group bacterium DNA segment encodes these proteins:
- a CDS encoding Fic family protein translates to MSFNPKIPHNLDLLPPTIDLNSPKYGKLLVKARAELAELKGYSVGLPNPLLLLSPAILKESVASSNIENIHTTVAEVLQQQLFPEAERRGADKEVLRYREAIMQGFVELDKLPVSSRLIVDIARMLVPSAGGYRKTQNFIHNSVTNEIIYTPPPANEMSRLIGNLENFINDKGLDVDPLIKSAVAHYQFEAIHPFGDGNGRTGRILMVLYLVQEHLLHYPILYISGYINKHRPEYYRLLLEVTRAGRWEDFILFMLEGFYQQAKETKDTLFDMTTEFFQYKKETKEKLPNIYSSELVEQLFSHPVTNPAALGKALNVHYVTAGKYLKALATAGYLKESWHGKYHLYTNKRLLDVLHARNP, encoded by the coding sequence ATGAGTTTTAACCCAAAAATACCCCATAATCTCGACCTTCTTCCACCGACTATTGACCTCAATTCTCCTAAATATGGTAAATTGCTGGTGAAAGCTCGAGCCGAACTGGCGGAATTAAAAGGATATAGTGTGGGCTTACCCAATCCGCTTCTTTTGCTGTCGCCCGCAATATTAAAAGAATCAGTGGCTAGTTCAAATATTGAAAATATCCACACGACGGTTGCCGAGGTGCTCCAACAACAATTGTTTCCGGAAGCGGAGCGGCGCGGAGCGGATAAAGAAGTATTGCGCTATCGCGAAGCGATTATGCAGGGATTCGTGGAGCTGGATAAACTCCCGGTGTCGAGTCGTCTCATTGTCGATATCGCACGGATGCTCGTCCCATCCGCAGGTGGCTACCGCAAAACTCAGAACTTCATCCACAACAGCGTTACAAATGAGATCATATATACGCCCCCGCCGGCGAATGAGATGTCGCGGCTCATCGGTAACTTAGAAAATTTTATTAACGACAAGGGGCTAGATGTGGACCCTCTGATTAAGAGTGCCGTTGCTCACTATCAATTCGAAGCCATCCATCCTTTCGGTGATGGTAATGGCAGAACCGGACGTATTTTAATGGTGCTTTATTTAGTCCAGGAACACCTTTTGCATTATCCGATCTTGTACATTAGCGGCTATATCAATAAACATCGGCCGGAGTATTACCGCCTGCTTCTTGAGGTCACCAGAGCAGGGCGATGGGAAGACTTCATCCTTTTTATGCTGGAGGGATTCTATCAGCAGGCCAAAGAAACCAAGGATACGCTGTTTGATATGACAACTGAATTTTTTCAGTATAAGAAGGAAACTAAGGAGAAACTGCCGAACATCTACTCATCCGAGCTTGTCGAACAATTATTCTCCCATCCGGTTACAAATCCAGCCGCGCTGGGGAAAGCGCTGAATGTGCATTATGTTACTGCTGGCAAATATCTTAAAGCACTCGCCACAGCTGGCTACCTGAAAGAATCATGGCATGGCAAGTACCATCTATATACGAATAAGCGGTTGCTCGACGTATTGCATGCACGAAATCCCTGA